One region of Bacillus zhangzhouensis genomic DNA includes:
- a CDS encoding acylphosphatase: MIHYHAIVKGRVQGVGFRYFVQGEAVNRGMKGWVRNTDEGHVELKVEGERQKVIDFLEIVRKGNPFSKVTDMQMEPLTELAHYKDFRIT; this comes from the coding sequence ATGATTCATTATCACGCCATTGTAAAAGGACGTGTGCAAGGAGTCGGCTTTCGTTATTTTGTTCAGGGAGAAGCCGTCAATCGTGGAATGAAAGGCTGGGTACGCAACACAGATGAAGGTCATGTCGAGTTAAAGGTAGAAGGTGAGCGGCAGAAAGTGATTGATTTCTTAGAGATTGTCCGGAAAGGAAATCCTTTTTCAAAAGTCACCGACATGCAAATGGAGCCGCTCACTGAGCTGGCTCATTATAAGGATTTTCGAATAACGTAA
- a CDS encoding IS3 family transposase (programmed frameshift): MKKNRYSAEIKWAVVKDKLSGQFTNQQIMDKYHIKNVSQIKTWMKWYRENQLHRFDQPIGKQYSFGHGPDNVSKEEKVNRQIEHLKMENEILKKVFGDRRGVEKRVALNLVEKLRKNYTVTSVLSILQIARSTYYRWVSEGIREKSQVEKAVISLCTETSFRYGHRKIRKLLQRQYDIKRNRNTVQRIMQKHHLQCRVKRKRKWKSQGESVIIAPNRLNRNFTAIHPNLKWVTDITYIQYGPRTLYLSTMMDLYNNEVVAYTLDDHQQTSLILDTLRAALEKRNSPKGVLVHSDQGSVYSSYAYQKELGVRNLTSSMSRRGNCWDNAVIESFHSSLKSEEFMFTKFNSISEKDVRQRIDHYIKYYNEERIQEKLGYHAPKTFSSMSA, from the exons ATGAAAAAAAACAGATATTCAGCTGAAATAAAATGGGCGGTTGTGAAAGATAAATTAAGCGGGCAGTTTACCAATCAACAAATTATGGATAAATATCATATAAAGAATGTATCTCAGATTAAAACATGGATGAAGTGGTATCGAGAAAATCAGTTACATCGATTCGATCAGCCAATTGGAAAACAATATAGCTTCGGGCATGGACCTGACAATGTATCCAAAGAGGAAAAAGTAAATAGGCAGATTGAACACCTTAAGATGGAGAATGAAATTCTAA AAAAAGTATTTGGAGATCGTAGAGGAGTTGAAAAAAGAGTAGCCTTGAATTTGGTCGAGAAATTACGGAAGAACTATACAGTAACATCTGTCCTAAGTATTTTGCAGATCGCCAGATCGACCTATTATCGCTGGGTATCCGAAGGAATACGTGAAAAATCACAAGTGGAGAAGGCTGTTATTTCCTTATGTACCGAAACGTCGTTCCGGTACGGCCACCGTAAGATCCGAAAGCTACTTCAGCGCCAATATGATATCAAACGAAACCGAAATACTGTACAGCGCATCATGCAAAAACACCATCTTCAATGTCGTGTGAAGCGTAAAAGGAAATGGAAATCACAAGGGGAATCTGTCATCATTGCCCCAAATAGATTAAATCGGAACTTCACCGCAATACACCCGAATTTAAAATGGGTAACCGATATTACTTATATTCAGTATGGACCGAGAACGCTCTACCTTTCGACCATGATGGATTTATACAACAACGAAGTTGTTGCCTATACCCTAGATGATCACCAACAGACATCACTCATATTGGACACATTGAGGGCAGCTTTAGAGAAAAGGAATTCACCTAAAGGTGTACTTGTGCATTCAGATCAAGGAAGTGTATACAGTTCGTATGCATATCAAAAAGAGCTAGGGGTAAGGAACCTCACAAGCAGTATGTCTAGACGAGGCAACTGTTGGGATAACGCAGTGATTGAATCATTCCATTCTAGCTTAAAATCAGAGGAATTTATGTTTACAAAGTTCAATTCTATATCAGAAAAAGATGTCAGACAACGAATCGACCATTACATCAAGTATTATAATGAAGAGCGTATTCAAGAAAAATTAGGCTACCACGCACCAAAAACATTTAGTAGCATGTCAGCCTAA